From the Malus domestica chromosome 17, GDT2T_hap1 genome, one window contains:
- the LOC103440700 gene encoding monothiol glutaredoxin-S15, mitochondrial: protein MARSLSNLLFKGLSFSGTAARPATIAPASFYLSGLRYNTSVPNEPDTHDDFKPTNKLESSDLSLKDLVEKDVKDNPVMLYMKGGPELPQCGFSSLAVRVLKLYEVPLASRNILEDPELKSAVKAFSHWPTFPQIFIKGEFVGGSDIILNMHQSGELKEKLKDISGGQEKKSE, encoded by the exons ATGGCTAGGTCTCTTTCGAATTTGCTCTTCAAGGGGCTTTCGTTTTCCGGGACGGCTGCTCGTCCTGCCACAATT GCTCCTGCATCCTTTTATCTTAGTGGCTTGAGATACAACACCAGTGTGCCAAATGAGCCCGACACACATGATGATTTTAAACCGACTAATAAGCTTGAGAGTTCTGACCTTAGCTTGAAGGACCTTGTTGAAAAG GATGTCAAGGACAACCCTGTAATGCTTTACATGAAAGGAGGGCCTGAACTTCCTCAATGTGGATTCAGCTCACTTGCTGTTAGAGTATTAAAACTATATG AAGTTCCTTTGGCTTCTAGAAATATCTTGGAAGACCCTGAACTGAAAAGTGCTGTAAAAGCCTTTAG CCACTGGCCGACGTTTCCTCAGATATTCATCAAGGGGGAGTTCGTCGGAGGGTCAGATATTATTCTCAATATGCATCAG AGTGGTGAACTGAAGGAAAAGCTTAAGGACATCTCAGGCGGTCAAGAGAAGAAATCTGAATAA
- the LOC103440699 gene encoding uncharacterized protein, which produces MPKVRRDSSLSLDRSRASPYPCTSDDSDAYNLKNPLESKDNAKEWEEARCPICMEHAHNAVLLKCSSHEKGCRPFMCNTSYRHSNCFDQFCKSSSPCCSTVMLQELPLTHTSHIASEEQSSPGQSSPCGSQLDLKPVCPLCRGEIYGYVVVEAARHFMNAKVRNCSSETCDFSGTYSELRKHARSEHPAVRPSEVDPNRHSDWVRLERERDLEDVLSLVQQGPGDELLDDSSGDLNSWMSTVFAAMFRSLEVMLVTRLMDSSSGSSSGREQQTHNRRSGRTSRVHYDNDTIPSTRRSNNVSDSTSRPRRLRWRALNDDVGTSRSRWGRNSMSGEAGGHAPRWGNSLLSEQNSRTPRWGNNSLSEEANHAPRWGNNPLSEETSRASRMGNNSLTEETSRWPRWGNNTLPEESSRASIWGNNSLREETNRAPRWGNNSLTEETSRAPRWGNASAPENTPRTGRLRWRNQRWPTNNRR; this is translated from the coding sequence ATGCCTAAAGTTAGAAGAGATAGTTCCTTGTCTCTTGATCGATCTAGGGCATCTCCTTATCCGTGCACCTCTGATGATTCTGATGCTTACAACCTGAAAAATCCTTTGGAAAGCAAAGATAACGCAAAAGAGTGGGAAGAAGCTAGGTGCCCCATCTGCATGGAACACGCACACAATGCTGTTCTTTTAAAATGCTCATCTCATGAGAAGGGCTGCAGGCCTTTCATGTGCAATACAAGCTATCGGCACTCAAATTGCTTTGACCAGTTTTGTAAGTCATCTTCGCCTTGCTGCTCAACAGTTATGTTGCAGGAACTTCCTCTCACACACACCTCTCACATTGCTAGCGAGGAACAGTCGTCGCCTGGGCAAAGCAGCCCCTGTGGCAGTCAATTGGATTTGAAGCCAGTTTGCCCTCTTTGTCGTGGAGAGATATATGGGTATGTTGTTGTAGAGGCTGCTCGCCACTTCATGAATGCCAAAGTGAGGAATTGCTCTTCTGAGACATGTGACTTTAGTGGGACTTATTCAGAACTGAGGAAGCATGCTAGGTCTGAACATCCTGCTGTCCGTCCATCCGAGGTGGATCCAAATCGGCATAGTGATTGGGTAAGGTTGGAGCGTGAAAGGGACTTGGAAGATGTTCTTAGCTTGGTCCAACAAGGACCCGGAGATGAACTTCTTGATGATTCATCAGGGGATCTTAATTCCTGGATGTCGACCGTGTTCGCTGCAATGTTTCGTTCTCTTGAGGTCATGCTTGTGACTCGTTTGATGGATTCTTCAAGTGGCTCTTCAAGTGGCAGAGAGCAGCAGACGCATAACCGCAGATCAGGAAGGACATCCAGGGTTCATTATGACAATGATACCATTCCTTCCACTAGACGGAGCAACAATGTATCAGATAGTACATCTCGTCCCAGACGTCTGCGTTGGCGGGCACTGAATGATGATGTGGGGACTAGTCGTTCCAGATGGGGTCGCAATTCCATGTCTGGGGAGGCTGGTGGTCATGCGCCTAGATGGGGCAACAGTTTGTTATCAGAGCAAAATAGCCGTACCCCTAGATGGGGCAACAACTCCTTGTCAGAGGAAGCTAACCATGCCCCCAGATGGGGCAACAATCCCTTATCAGAGGAGACCAGTCGCGCCTCTAGAATGGGCAACAACTCCTTAACGGAGGAGACCAGTCGTTGGCCTAGATGGGGCAACAACACCTTACCAGAAGAAAGCAGTCGTGCTTCTATATGGGGCAACAACTCCTTACGTGAAGAAACCAATCGTGCTCCTAGATGGGGAAACAACTCCTTAACTGAAGAGACCAGTCGTGCTCCTAGATGGGGCAATGCTTCAGCACCTGAAAATACCCCTCGTACTGGAAGGCTGCGCTGGAGAAATCAAAGATGGCCAACAAATAACAGGCGGTGA
- the LOC103440701 gene encoding periodic tryptophan protein 2 → MNYRFQNLLGAPYRGGNAVITNNTELISPVGNRVSVTDLIKSQSITLPVQSSSNISRIAASPDGVFLLTADDNRRCLFINLRQRVVLHRISFKNSVNAIEFSPNGAFIAVATGKLVQIWRCPGFKKEFFPFELVRTFADCDDKVVALDWSPDSNYLLIGSKDFTARLFCMKKLKSGGVKRKPFMFLGHRDTVVGVFFGIDKNTNKVCNVYTVTRDCYVFSWGLSDNEGESDGMDVKEPPSPGTPDGDADGEVEGFGSGDLKKRKGYEGREGDLDEEGGYLRNRKWELLGKNNFLQSQAKLTACDYHRGLNMLVVGFSNGVFGLYQMPDFVCLHLLSISREKITTAVFNELGNWLTFGCAKLGQLLVWEWKSESYILKQQGHYFDVNCLAYSPDSQLLATGADDNKVKVWTVSSGFCFITFSEHTNAITALHFMANSHSLLSASLDGTVRAWDLYRYRNFRTFTTPETRQFVSLAADQSGEVICAGTLDSFEIFVWSMKTGRLLDILSGHEGPVHGLMFSPTNAILASSSWDRTVRLWDVFDGKGAVETFTHTHDVLTLVYRPDGKQLASSTLDGQIHFWDPIDGLLMYTIEGRRDISGGRLMTDRRSAANSSSGKFFTTLCYSADGSYILAGGSSKYICMYDVADQVLLRRFQITHNLSLDGVLDFLNSKNMTDAGPLDLIDDDNSDIEEGVDKQTRGKLGYDLPGSMPNRGRPVVRTKCLRIAPTGRSFSAATTEGVLVYSIDDSFIFDPTDLDIDVTPEAVDAALNEDKLSKALILSLRLNEDSLIKKCIFKVSPIDIPAVVSSIPYRYLQRLIEALADLLESCPHVEFILQWCQELCKVHGNSIQQNFRKLLPALKSLQKAITRTHQDLKETCSSNEYMLRYLCSASSGK, encoded by the exons ATGAACTACAGGTTCCAGAACCTCCTTGGAGCTCCGTACCGAGGAGGCAACGCCGTAATCACCAACAACACCGAGCTAATCTCACCGGTCGGTAACAGAGTCTCCGTCACCGACCTCATCAAATCCCAATCCATAACCCTACCCGTCCAGTCTTCCTCCAACATCTCCCGAATCGCCGCCTCGCCCGACGGCGTCTTTCTCCTCACAGCCGACGACAACCGCCGATGCCTCTTCATCAACCTCCGCCAGCGCGTGGTGCTTCACCGCATTTCCTTCAAAAACTCCGTCAATGCCATCGAATTCAGTCCCAATGGGGCGTTTATCGCGGTCGCCACGGGTAAGTTGGTTCAAATTTGGCGCTGTCCTGGTTTCAAGAAGGAGTTTTTTCCGTTTGAATTGGTTAGGACTTTTGCTGATTGTGATGATAAGGTTGTAGCATTGGATTGGAGCCCGGACTCGAATTATTTGCTTATCGGGTCAAAAGATTTTACTGCTAGGTTGTTCTGtatgaaaaaattgaaatcaggCGGGGTTAAAAGGAAGCCATTTATGTTTTTGGGTCATAGAGATACAGTTGTGGGTGTGTTTTTTGGAATTGATAAGAACACGAATAAGGTATGCAATGTTTATACGGTTACCCGCGATTGTTATGTGTTTAGTTGGGGTTTGAGTGACAATGAAGGTGAATCTGATGGAATGGATGTTAAAGAGCCACCCTCACCAGGTACACCGGATGGGGATGCTGACGGTGAAGTTGAAGGTTTTGGAAGTGGTGatttgaagaagagaaagggTTATGAGGGCAGGGAAGGTGACTTGGATGAAGAAGGTGGGTATTTGCGAAACAGGAAATGGGAGTTGTTGGGGAAGAACAATTTTTTGCAGTCCCAGGCGAAGTTGACAGCATGTGATTATCATAGGGGCCTTAATATGTTGGTTGTTGGGTTCTCAAATGGTGTATTTGGGTTATATCAAATGCCTGATTTTGTGTGCTTGCACTTGTTGTCAATATCAAGAGAGAAAATTACCACCGCAGTTTTTAATGAACTTGGAAATTGGCTGACATTTGGGTGTGCGAAACTTGGACAGTTGCTTGTGTGGGAGTGGAAGTCAGAGAGTTATATATTGAAGCAGCAGGGGCATTACTTCGATGTGAATTGTCTTGCTTATTCACCAGATTCGCAACTGTTAGCCACTGGAGCAGATGATAACAAAGTCAAG GTCTGGACTGTTTCATCAGGTTTCTGCTTTATAACATTCTCTGAGCACACTAATGCAATCACCGCACTCCATTTTATGGCTAACAGCCATAGTCTCCTAAGTGCCTCTCTGGACGGGACTGTTCGTGCATGGGATTTGTACCGTTATCGAAATTTTAGAACATTTACCACCCCTGAAACTAGGCAATTTGTTTCACTGGCAGCAGATCAGAGTGGTGAAGTGATTTGTGCTGGAACCCTTGATTCCTTTGAG ATCTTTGTTTGGTCTATGAAGACAGGCCGTCTGTTGGATATTCTGAGTGGCCATGAAGGTCCAGTTCACGGTTTGATGTTTTCTCCTACAAAT GCAATTTTAGCTTCATCATCATGGGACAGAACAGTTCGGTTGTGGGATGTTTTTGATGGAAAAGGTGCCGTTGAAACATTCACTCATACACATGATGTTCTTACATTGGTTTACCGTCCAGATGGAAAGCAGTTGGCTAGCAGCACATTAGACGGTCAAATTCATTTCTGGGACCCGATTGATGGTTTATTAATGTATACCATTGAGGGCCGTAGGGATATTTCTGGAGGTCGTCTTATGACAGATCGTAGATCAGCTGCCAACTCAAGTTCAGGAAAGTTCTTCACAACCTTATGTTATTCAGCTGATGGGAGTTACATATTAGCTGGAGGAAGTAGCAAATACATCTGCATGTATGATGTTGCTGATCAG GTGTTGCTGCGGAGGTTTCAAATAACTCACAATCTATCTTTGGATGGAGTTCTTGACTTCTTAAACTCAAAGAATATGACAGATGCTGGACCACTGGATTTAATTGACGATGATAACAGTGATATAGAAGAAGGTGTTGATAAACAAACCCGGGGAAAGTTGGGTTATGATTTACCAGGATCCATGCCTAACCGTGGAAGGCCAGTTGTTAGAACAAAATGCTTGAGAATTGCCCCCACTGGTCGGAGCTTCTCAGCCGCAACAACAGAGGGAGTTCTAGTTTATTCTATTGATGATTCTTTTATCTTTGACCCAACTGATCTTGACATAGATGTCACACCTGAG GCTGTTGATGCTGCACTCAATGAAGATAAATTGAGCAAGGCTTTAATCCTCAGTCTCAGATTAAATGAAGACAGTCTAATTAAAAAGTGTATTTTCAAAGTTAGTCCGATAGACATCCCTGCTGTCGTCTCATCAATTCCTTACAGATATTTGCAAAGGTTAATCGAGGCATTAGCAGATCTTTTGGAAAGTTGCCCGCATGTGGAGTTCATTCTTCAGTGGTGTCAG GAACTCTGCAAGGTTCATGGTAACTCTATTCAACAAAACTTTCGAAAGCTGCTTCCTGCTTTAAAATCCCTACAGAAGGCAATAACAAGAACACATCAGGATTTGAAGGAGACCTGTTCTTCCAACGAATATATGCTTCGATATTTATGTTCAGCAAGCTCAGGGAAATGA
- the LOC103440702 gene encoding uncharacterized protein, translated as MTSYTHSNMSSGSRTARRIEFGRTHVVRPKGKHQATMVWLHGLGDNGSSTSQMLESLPLPNIKWICPTAPKRPVAMLGGFACTAWFAVGELSEDGPDDWESLDASAAHIANLLSTEPADVKVGIGGFSMGAAMALYSATCYAAGRYGNGNPYPLNLRAVVGLSGWLPGARSLRNKIERSHEALRRAASLPILQCHGSSDDVVPYNYGEKSVHCLTTAGFRYLSFKPFEGLGHYTIPKEMNDVSSWLSARLGLDGYRS; from the exons ATGACGAGCTATACGCATTCTAACATGTCTTCTG GTAGCAGAACTGCTAGAAGAATTGAGTTTGGTAGGACACACGTGGTGAGGCCCAAAGGAAAGCATCAAGCAACAATGGTCTGGCTGCATGGACTTGGGGACAACGGTTCAAG CACATCTCAAATGTTGGAATCTCTACCTCTTCCAAAT ATTAAGTGGATCTGCCCAACTGCTCCTAAACGTCCTGTGGCTATGCTCGGTGGATTTGCATGCACTGCAT GGTTCGCAGTTGGAGAGCTTTCAGAAGATGGTCCAGATGATTGGGAGAGTTTAGATGCTTCAGCAGCGCATATTGCGAACTTGTTGTCAACTGAGCCAGCTGATG TTAAAGTCGGTATTGGAGGCTTTAGCATGGGTGCTGCAATGGCCCTTTACTCTGCAACTTGTTATGCTGCGGGTAGGTACGGAAATGGGAACCCATATCCTCTCAATCTGAGGGCAGTTGTTGGACTAAGTGGCTGGCTTCCAGGAGCGAG GAGCTTACGGAACAAAATAGAAAGGTCACATGAGGCTTTGAGGCGTGCTGCATCGTTACCCATTTTGCAATGCCATGGAAGCA GTGATGATGTAGTACCCTACAACTATGGAGAGAAATCAGTCCACTGCTTGACTACAGCAGGGTTCCGATACCTTTCGTTCAAACCCTTTGAAGG GCTCGGTCACTACACTATCCCTAAAGAGATGAATGACGTCTCCAGTTGGCTTTCTGCAAGGCTGGGGCTTGATGGGTATCGCTCGTAA